One part of the Pieris napi chromosome 4, ilPieNapi1.2, whole genome shotgun sequence genome encodes these proteins:
- the LOC125048877 gene encoding uncharacterized protein LOC125048877 has translation MILLSVEGIESQFDSDRIERESIHSVKADVCTQKEDSNEEQPPKRKISECGSATPKKLAIEKWTNWKPKSLRSKKHPALSTPKMKRPYEKVADSKLEIADLQKKILEVELLNKRKQWAFEEEEREHKR, from the exons atgatattgttgtctgtCGAAGGAATTGAAAGTCAATTTGACTCCGATCGCATTG aaaGAGAATCTATCCATTCAGTTAAGGCAGACGTTTGTACACAGAAGGAAGATTCTAATGAGGAGCAACCtccaaaaagaaaaataa GTGAATGTGGTAGTGCTACCCCAAAAAAATTGGCAATTGAAAAGTGGACCAACTGGAAGCCAAAATCTCTACGTTCCAAAAAACATCCCGCTTTAT CTACTCCGAAGATGAAAAGGCCATACGAAAAAGTTGCTGATTCAAAATTAGAGATTGCGGATCTGCAAAAGAAGATTCTGGAGGTAGAGCttctaaataagagaaagcaatgggcatttgaagaggaagaaagagagcataaaagataa